The Saccharomyces mikatae IFO 1815 strain IFO1815 genome assembly, chromosome: 13 genome has a segment encoding these proteins:
- the APT1 gene encoding adenine phosphoribosyltransferase APT1 (similar to Saccharomyces cerevisiae APT2 (YDR441C) and APT1 (YML022W); ancestral locus Anc_5.557), with translation MSIESYAQELKLALHQYPNFPSEGILFEDFLPIFRNPGLFQKLIDAFKLHLEQAFPESKIDYIVGLESRGFLFGPTLALALGVGFVPIRKAGKLPGECVKALYEKEYGKDVFEIQRNAIPAGSNVIIVDDIIATGGSAVAAGKLIEDLEANLLEYSFVMELDFLKGREKLNAPVFTLLNAQKEALKK, from the coding sequence ATGTCCATAGAAAGTTATGCCCAAGAATTAAAATTGGCTCTACACCAATATCCAAACTTTCCTAGTGAGGGAATTCTGTTCGAAGATTTTCTACCCATTTTCAGAAATCCAGGCCTTTTCCAGAAGTTGATCGACGCTTTCAAACTACATCTAGAACAAGCCTTCCCAGAATCTAAAATTGATTATATCGTCGGATTGGAATCCCGTGGGTTCTTATTTGGGCCAACTTTAGCTTTGGCCTTAGGTGTTGGTTTCGTTCCAATTAGAAAGGCAGGTAAATTGCCTGGTGAATGTGTCAAGGCCTTATACGAGAAGGAGTACGGTAAAgatgtttttgaaatacaAAGAAACGCTATTCCAGCAGGTTCTAACGTTATTATTGTCGATGACATTATTGCCACTGGTGGTTCTGCTGTAGCTGCTGGAAAATTGATTGAAGACCTTGAAGCCAACCTTTTGGAATACAGTTTTGTCATGGAGttggattttttgaaaggcAGAGAAAAGTTGAACGCACCAGTTTTTACTTTATTGAACGCTCAGAAGGAGgccttgaaaaaatga